The following are encoded together in the Daphnia magna isolate NIES linkage group LG8, ASM2063170v1.1, whole genome shotgun sequence genome:
- the LOC116929191 gene encoding pyruvate carboxylase, mitochondrial: MLGACVSRWGLTGLPLRLLNNKNCCPSTQLYLSQANYSPNKCKDVEYKPIRSVLVANRGEIAIRVFRACSELGIRSVAIYSEQDKMQVHRQKADESYLVGKGLPPVAAYLSIPEIIRVAKENRVDAIHPGYGFLSERADFAQACVDSGIRFIGPSPRVVHQMGDKVAARQAAIEANVPIVPGTPGPVTTTEEAVNFCREYGLPVIFKAAYGGGGRGMRVVRKMEEVEELFRRATSEALAAFGNGAMFIEKFVERPRHIEVQILGDRAGNVVHLYERDCSVQRRHQKVVEIAPAPNLNQEVRDRMTTDAVRLCNHVGYENAGTVEFLVDEAGRHYFIEVNARLQVEHTVTEEVTGIDLVQHQVKIAEGLTLPELGLDQSQIKIQGSAIQCRMTTEDPAKNFQPDTGRIEVFRSGEGMGIRLDSASAFAGAIISPYYDSLLVKVIAHAGNLPASAAKMVRALREFRVRGVKTNIPFLLNVLENQKFLTGTLDTYFIDEHPELFQFVPSQNRAQKLLNYVGDVLVNGPLTPLGTDLKPADVVPLVPQVDLSQRLTGFRDILTEQGPEAFAKAVRNHKGLLLMDTTFRDAHQSLLATRVRTHDLLKISPFVAQNFSSLYSLENWGGATFDVAMRFLHECPWERLEEMRRIMPNIPFQMLLRGANAVGYTSYPDNVVYKFCELAVQTGMDIFRVFDSLNYLPNMILGIDAVGKAGGVVEAAISYSGDVSDPSRTKYTLPYYLDLADELVKAGTHVLCIKDMAGLLKPRAATMLIDGIRQRHPDIPIHVHTHDTSGAGVASMLAAAHAGADVVDVAVDSMSGMTSQPSMGAVVASLQGSELDTGLSLESVSDYSAYWEQTRTLYAPFECCVTMKSGNADVYLNEIPGGQYTNLQFQAYSLGLGNQFEDIKKAYREANLLLGDIIKVTPSSKTVGDLAQFMVQNKLSGQDVLDRAEELSFPKSVVEFMQGYLGIPYGGFPEPLRTRVLKGMKKVEGRPGATMAPLDLDKLKSDLIEAHGNQIRDVDVMSAAMYPSVCKEYLEFRSKYGPVDKFATRIFLTGPKVGEEFEVTIEKGKTLHIKTLAMAEDLTRTGDREVFFELNGQLRSVFIRDKTAAKELHIHPKAEKGVKGSVGAPMPGTVIDLRVKAGDKVEKGQPLVVLSAMKMEMVVQSPCTGTVKSVAITKDMKLEGDDLLLNIEESK, translated from the exons ATGCTGGGAGCTTGTGTATCCAGATGGGGCCTTACTGGCTTACCCCTGCGTcttttaaacaataaaaattgcTGCCCCAGTACTCAACTGTATTTATCTCAAGCAAATTATTCCCCTAACAAATGCAAAGATGTGGAGTATAAACCTATCCGATCAGTTCTGGTTGCTAATAGAG GTGAAATTGCTATCAGAGTATTTCGTGCTTGTAGCGAATTGGGCATTCGCTCTGTAGCCATCTATTCAGAGCAAGACAAAATGCAAGTGCACAGACAAAAGGCAGATGAATCTTACTTGGTTGGCAAAGGTTTGCCTCCTGTTGCAGCCTACTTGTCCATTCCCGAGATTATCCGTGTTGCTAAGGAAAATCGCGTCGACGCCATTCATCCGGGCTACGGTTTCCTCTCCGAGCGAGCTGATTTCGCGCAAGCCTGTGTTGATAGCGGTATCCGTTTTATTGGTCCGTCTCCTCGCGTTGTCCACCAAATGGGTGATAAAGTGGCTGCTAGGCAGGCTGCTATTGAAGCGAATGTTCCTATTGTCCCTGGAACACCTG GGCCAGTGACAACGACTGAGGAAGCGGTAAACTTTTGCCGGGAATACGGTCTTCCCGTCATTTTCAAAGCTGCGTATGGTGGCGGTGGCCGGGGTATGCGTGTCGTCCGAAAAATGGAAGAGGTGGAAGAACTTTTCCGACGTGCAACCTCCGAAGCACTAGCAGCTTTTGGCAATGGTGCCATGTTTATCGAAAAATTTGTCGAGAGACCAAGGCACATTGAAGTGCAAATTCTCGGTGATCGTGCTGGAAACGTTGTTCACCTTTACGAGCGCGATTGCTCAGTCCAGCGACGGCATCAAAAGGTGGTTGAAATCGCCCCAGCACCCAATCTTAACCAAGAAGTTCGCGATCGCATGACCACCGATGCCGTCAGACTTTGTAATCACGTCGGTTATGAGAATGCCGGCACCGTCGAATTTCTGGTGGATGAAGCAGGTCGCCATTATTTCATTGAGGTTAACGCCCGTTTGCAG gTAGAGCATACCGTAACTGAAGAAGTGACGGGTATCGACCTTGTTCAACATCAAGTCAAAATTGCTGAAGGTCTAACTCTACCAGAATTAGGATTGGATCAAAGTCAAATTAAAATCCAGGGCAGTGCGATTCAGTGTCGCATGACGACAGAAGACCCAGCTAAAAACTTCCAGCCGGATACTGGCCGTATCGAAGTCTTTAGAAGCGGAGAGGGCATGGGCATTCGTTTGGATAGTGCATCAGCTTTTGCTGGCGCCATTATCTCTCCCTATTATGATTCGTTGCTCGTCAAAGTCATTGCTCATGCTGGAAATTTGCCGGCTTCAGCCGCCAAAATGGTCCGTGCGCTAAGAGAATTCCGCGTTCGCGGTGTCAAGACTAATATACCATTCCTTCTCAACGTGTTGGAGAACCAAAAATTTCTAACGGGCACATTGGACACCTACTTTATTGACGAACATCCGGAGCTTTTCCAGTTTGTACCGTCCCAAAACCGCGCACAAAAGTTGCTCAACTATGTCGGTGACGTTCTGGTCAATGGGCCGCTCACTCCGCTGGGCACCGATCTCAAACCGGCGGATGTAGTCCCGCTAGTTCCACAAGTTGATTTATCCCAAAGACTTACCGGATTCCGTGACATTCTTACCGAACAAGGTCCGGAAGCATTCGCAAAGGCCGTCCGCAACCACAAGGGTTTATTGCTAATGGACACAACGTTCCGCGATGCCCATCAGTCGCTTCTTGCCACCCGAGTTCGCACACACGATCTTCTGAAAATTTCACCGTTTGTGGCGCAGAATTTCTCGTCGCTTTACAGTCTGGAGAATTGGGGTGGCGCCACGTTTGATGTAGCCATGCGATTCCTTCACGAATGCCCGTGGGAACGATTGGAGGAAATGAGGCGTATCATGCCAAATATTCCATTCCAAATGCTATTGCGTGGAGCCAATGCCGTCGGGTATACTAGTTACCCAGACAACGTGGTTTATAAATTTTGCGAACTAGCCGTCCAGACAG GGATGGATATCTTCCGCGTTTTCGATTCTCTTAATTACCTGCCCAACATGATTTTGGGCATTGATGCTGTGGGCAAGGCCGGTGGTGTTGTTGAGGCGGCAATTTCTTATTCCGGTGATGTCTCCGATCCGTCACGAACCAAGTATACCCTTCCCTATTACCTGGATCTTGCTGACGAGCTAGTCAAAGCTGGCACGCACGTACTCTGCATCAAAGATATGGCTGGACTCTTGAAACCTCGAGCAGCCACGATGCTCATCGATGGAATCCGCCAACGCCATCCAGACATTCCGATTCACGTCCACACTCACGACACGTCTGGAGCTGGAGTCGCGTCTATGCTGGCCGCCGCGCATGCTGGAGCTGATGTTGTGGATGTAGCTGTCGATTCCATGTCTGGCATGACTAGCCAACCGTCTATGGGCGCTGTTGTGGCCAGCCTTCAGGGCTCGGAATTGGACACGGGTCTTTCCCTAGAGTCTGTCAGCGACTACTCGGCTTATTGGGAACAAACACGTACATTGTACGCTCCGTTTGAATGCTGCGTTACCATGAAATCGGGCAACGCCGATGTCTATCTCAACGAAATTCCAGGCGGCCAGTACACCAACTTGCAATTCCAGGCCTATTCACTCGGACTGGGCAATCAATTTGAGGATATCAAGAAAGCTTACAGAGAGGCTAATCTCCTTCTAGGTGACATCATTAAAGTCACACCGTCCAGCAAAACGGTCGGAGACTTGGCCCAGTTTATGGTTCAGAATAAACTCTCTGGACAGGACGTCCTTGATCGTGCTGAAGAATTGAGTTTCCCCAAATCGGTCGTCGAATTCATGCAGGGATATTTGGGCATTCCGTACGGAGGATTTCCGGAACCACTTCGTACTCGAGTTCTTAAGGGAATGAAGAAAGTAGAGGGTCGTCCTGGAGCCACAATGGCGCCTTTGGATCTGGACAAGCTCAAGTCCGACTTAATTGAAGCTCATGGCAACCAG ATTCGTGACGTTGACGTCATGTCAGCTGCAATGTATCCTTCAGTTTGCAAAGAATACCTCGAGTTCCGCTCGAAATATGGTCCAGTCGACAAGTTCGCCACCCGTATCTTCTTAACCGGTCCCAAAGTAGGCGAAGAATTTGAAGTAACAATCGAGAAAGGCAAAACGTTGCACATCAAGACTCTAGCAATGGCCGAGGATCTGACTCGAACTGGTGATCGCGAAGTTTTCTTTGAGCTCAACGGTCAGTTGAGGTCGGTCTTCATCCGTGATAAAACTGCTGCCAAAGAGTTGCATATCCATCCTAAAGCGGAAAAGGGCGTCAAAGGCTCGGTCGGAGCCCCTATGCCTGGCACTGTGATCGATCTCAGAGTGAAAGCGGGTGATAAAGTAGAAAAGGGACAGCCATTGGTCGTTCTCTCAGCCATGAAAATGGAAATGGTCGTCCAATCCCCTTGCACAG GAACCGTGAAATCGGTGGCCATCACCAAAGATATGAAGCTTGAAGGTGATGACTTGCTCTTGAACATCGAAGAATCCAAGTGA
- the LOC116929198 gene encoding uncharacterized protein LOC116929198: protein MHFLVKDFRFKLSMLFVCSQVLLVYCQRDANTECEFNLDTTSPAYPPHLIDANLKIVMPVMQGTTRVISLKESEQVTVSCLGTGNFLKETGYQRNPATCTANSKLKLQNGMELSYGQLGCLKQNRGVLVERGSCANGPGTLIRNGWEFDNEFLPLYDMCHDKNLALNYYSVNVVSGRSANAGDKGNKRPPFSQDIYFPGINVSVAYTQKQQTQTIAKILGSEQLAAEYIKPNSQYFLSRGHMSPNGDFIDAASQDASFYFTNTAPQFQTFNGGNWRLLENGIRTEALSRQLDLTIYTGTFSVMTLADINNVQQPIYLAFDENNNGLIPAPKYYWKLIHDPISDTATAVIGINNPYLNPVKEEDIICPNVCDQVPWVNEAILALTDITKGYTFCCTAADLHKAISYAPDINVPLFGSAATKINMVDIVTLTCLCIYGYLYQRV from the exons atgcattttttagTAAAGGACTTTCGGTTTAAATTGTCTATGCTTTTCGTTTGTTCCCAGGTTCTCCTCGTCTACTGCCAACGCGACGCAAACACTG AATGCGAATTCAATCTAGACACGACATCACCTGCATATCCGCCTCATTTAATCGATGCCAATTTGAAAATCGTAATGCCTGTAATGCAGGGCACAACAAGGGTTATCAGTTTGAAAGAAAGTGAACAAGTTACTGTCAGCTGTTTGGGCACGGGGAATTTTCTAAAAGAGACTGGTTATCAACGAAATCCTGCAACTTGTACGGCCAATTCCAAATTAAAGCTGCAAAACGGGATGGAACTTTCTTACGGCCAGTTAGgatgtttaaaacaaaatcgCGGAGTGCTAGTTGAAAGAGGCTCGTGTGCAAACGGTCCTGGTACTCTGATTCGAAACGGGTGGGAGTTTGACAACGAATTCCTACCATTGTACGACATGTGCCACGACAAAAATTTGGCATTGAATTACTATTCTGTCAACGTTGTATCTGGTCGCTCGGCTAATGCCGGCGACAAGGGCAACAAACGCCCGCCCTTCAGTCAAGACATCTACTTTCCCGGGATAAACGTCAGTGTGGCTTACAcgcaaaaacaacaaactcAAACTATAGCTAAAATCTTGGGTTCCGAGCAATTGGCTGCAGAGTACATTAAACCAAATTCACAATACTTTTTGTCTCGTGGGCACATGTCACCTAATGGAGACTTCATTGATGCTGCAAGTCAAGATGCTAGTTTCTACTTTACGAACACGGCGCCCCAATTTCAAACATTTAACGGTGGGAACTGGAG ATTACTAGAAAATGGCATCCGCACTGAAGCACTTAGCCGCCAACTTGATTTGACAATTTACACGGGAACCTTTTCTGTGATGACCTTGGCTGACATCAACAATGTTCAACAACCCATCTATTTGGCATTTGACGAAAATAACAACGGTCTAATCCCAGCTCCAAAATACTACTGGAAATTGATTCACGATCCCATTTCAGACACTGCCACGGCTGTGATCGGCATTAACAATCCTTACCTGAACCCAGTGAAGGAAGAAGATATTATTTGCCCTAACGTCTGCGACCAGGTTCCTTGGGTGAATGAAGCCATTTTGGCGTTAACAGACATCACCAAAGGTTACACTTTCTGCTGCACAGCTGCTGATTTGCACAAGGCTATTAGTTATGCACCAGACATCAATGTCCCACTTTTCGGCAGTGCCGCTACTAAAATTAATATGGTCGATATTGTTACACTTACATGTCTTTGTATCTATGGATACTTGTACCAGAGAGTCTAA
- the LOC116929196 gene encoding putative zinc metalloproteinase YIL108W, whose amino-acid sequence MSTHPVDINLENVSSNDSFEYSIIFLKGTVTCRENVCKTLNCKVLVLTDDETSEFTVQDGRFKCIIDLKLGRNLVNVICDSDLHVGQYSLNLERKPNICDKVLKLLYVVPKGDTGTFQSSGTCLNSAESACKRIVTGVKLLQCMTAERLNELGLGRKTFNLSTENGQEICEIFHSQYTKEQFFSWTSEKIWNMTARELLAGGVFAQGVKVLAFLSCTEYFRESNEIKGYVACGRGHLAMISSSGLHSWACDLKDVVSCLTSSIPIDSSLFDDSGSRGTLSGCYATTLGAALHEIGHIFDLVHTDFGVMARGFEELDLFFTVGNPQPKHYYTEMMRRCASQEISVRVRAPTKVTSVSFGFRPIGNDKDDRKWDRDGQAYFHRSAAVLLSGHPWFGKRCQLEDKGPIQISGLEVKVPNGIRLIELHTEDDRLVKYWDFTKNPTNIHRYCLSWFDVKDVIQPSLLVQDVTGKIVTHYLNFDASIPSVSQ is encoded by the exons ATGTCGACGCACCCGGTTGACATTAATTTGGAAAACGTTAGTTCGAATGATAGTTTTGAATATTCgataatatttttaaagggAACAGTTACGTGTCGAGAAAATGTTTGTAAAACGTTGAATTGTAAAGTTTTAGTACTAACCGACGATGAGACATCTGAGTTTACTGTTCAAGATGGGCGGTTCAAATGCATTATTGACTTGAAATTAGGCCGCAATTTAGTCAACGTCATTTGTGACAGTGATCTACATGTAGGACAGTATTCTTTAAATTTGGAAAGGAAGCCAAATATTTGTGATAAAGTTTTAAAGCTACTCTATGTTGTACCAAAAGGGGATACAGGGACATTTCAATCCAGTGGAACTTGTTTAAATTCTGCAGAATCTGCCTGTAAAAGAATTGTAACTGGCGTAAAACTGCTGCAGTGCATGACTGCCGAAAGACTAAATGAGCTAGGTCTAGGCAGAAAAACTTTTAATCTATCCACGGAAAATGGACAAGAGATATGTGAGATATTTCATAGTCAGTATACCAAAGAGCAGTTTTTTTCCTGGACAAGTGAGAAGATATGGAACATGACAGCAAGAGAGCTTCTAGCTGGCGGAGTCTTTGCTCAGGGAGTTAAAGTCTTAGCTTTCCTTAGTTGCACAGAGTATTTTagagaatcaaatgaaatcaaaGGCTATGTTGCTTGTGGAAGAGGGCACCTGGCCATGATTAGCTCATCTGGCTTACACAGCTGGGCCTGTGATTTAAAGGATGTAGTTTCCTGCCTAACGTCTTCCATTCCTATAGATTCTTCTCTTTTTGATGACAGTGGTTCCAG GGGAACCTTAAGTGGCTGTTATGCCACAACTTTGGGAGCGGCCCTGCACGAAATAGGTCACATCTTTGATCTAGTTCATACTGACTTTGGAGTTATGGCAAGAGGGTTCGAAGAGCTTGATCTTTTCTTCACTGTTGGAAATCCACAACCAAAGCATTACTACACGG AAATGATGAGAAGGTGTGCCAGTCAGGAGATCTCCGTCCGTGTCCGAGCGCCAACAAAAGTCACATCTGTAAGTTTTGGGTTTCGACCTATCGGGAATGATAAGGATGATAGGAAATGGGATCGAGATGGGCAAGCCTACTTCCACCGGTCAGCTGCTGTTTTGCTCTCCGGGCACCC TTGGTTTGGTAAACGTTGCCAACTAGAAGATAAGGGGCCTATTCAAATCAGTGGACTTGAAGTAAAGGTGCCAAATGGAATCCGCCTCATCGAACTCCACACAGAAGATGATCGCCTTGTCAAATACTGGGATTTCACAAAGAATCCGACAAACATCCATCGATATTGTTTAAGCTGGTTTGACGTGAAAGACGTGATTCAGCCTTCACTGCTGGTCCAAGATGTTACCGGTAAAATTGTTACCCATTACTTGAATTTCGATGCGTCCATTCCATCAGTCAGCCAGTAA
- the LOC116929197 gene encoding DDB1- and CUL4-associated factor 12 isoform X2 has product MARVVKKAVYGTLPSHSRVQLLQREPITRNSQQNSITLEREDSQSETSSSSGNSSVECSPRRRDEFLRYEDSDEEETYTTSSKISHSFVDLVSQRSLGHGHPASVNLEYGTRHLLTNGNLREHPTHLGEMNKIFCSQWLNGHQIVFGSKCNKLSVYDLNKKELFSIPLLTSLQNRQPESQCGIHALAINPSQSILATGAENTNDIAFYSLPTFDPLAIGEGAHSDWMFDLKWLDDCFLVSGSRDTTMALWKLEEAYHPKVINFKALAVKRCKTAEKVRALAFNKRDIEIAALSLNGYIHVWKADTFKQMGTQKLHHGTENVCLGYHDERNLYAVGSRSHTTVLDARSLQPIQNKNIASPYPTCGIRSVSFRGDILTIGTGTGSILFYDLRSSKYMLFKDTTKEIVFKTSTGWVVRIDVWQRMILRKPWHVIRQPFTPIATIRVGPGFSQLVDH; this is encoded by the exons ATGGCTCGAGTGGTGAAAAAGGCTGTTTATGGAACGTTACCTAGCCATAGTCGAGTGCAGCTTTTGCAGCGGGAGCCCATCACAAGAAATTCACAGCAAAATAGCATCACATTGGAAAGAGAAGATTCACAATCAGAGACTAGTTCCTCTTCCGGAAACAGTTCCGTAGAGTGTAGTCCAAGACGAAGGGATGAATTTTTACGTTACGAGGACagtgatgaagaagaaacgTACACTACTTCTAGCAAAATCTCACATAGCTTTGTAGATCTGGTATCACAACGTTCTCTAGGACATGGCCACCCTGCCAGTGTTAATTTAGAGTATGGAACAAGACATTTACTGACAAATGGGAATCTCag GGAACACCCGACACATTTGGGTGAGATGAACAAAATCTTCTGTTCCCAGTGGCTTAATGGACACCAAATAGTCTTTGGTTCCAAATGCAATAAG TTATCTGTTTATGACCTCAATAAGAAGGAACTGTTTTCTATACCACTGTTGACAAGCTTGCAAAATCGACAGCCAGAAAGCCAATGTGGCATCCATGCATTGGCCATCAACCCTTCCCAGTCTATTCTCGCCACAGGCGCAGAAAACACCAATGACATCGCCTTTTATTCCCTACCGACTTTTGATCCGCTCGCCATCGGCGAG GGCGCGCACAGTGACTGGATGTTTGACCTTAAATGGCTAGACGATTGCTTTCTCGTCTCGGGGTCTAGAGATACTACCATGGCCTTGTGGAAACTGGAAGAAGCGTACCATCCAAAGGTGATCAATTTCAAGGCCCTAGCCGTCAAACGTTGTAAAACGGCAGAGAAAGTGCGAGCGTTAGCTTTCAATAAAAGAGATATTGAGATCGCCGCTCTTAGTCTCAACGGCTACATTCATGTGTGGAAAGCCGACACATTCAAACAA ATGGGGACACAAAAGCTACACCACGGTACGGAGAATGTGTGCCTGGGATACCATGATGAGCGCAACTTATATGCTGTTGGTTCCCGCTCTCACACTACTGTGCTAGACGCGCGTAGCCTTCAGCctattcaaaataaaaacattgcTTCTCCTTACCCGACGTGTG GCATTCGATCTGTCAGCTTCCGTGGGGATATTTTGACTATTGGGACCGGGACCGGATCCATCCTGTTTTATGATCTGCGATCTTCAAAGTATATGCTTTTCAAAGATACGACTAAAGAAATTGTATTTAAAACCAGTACCGGCTGGGTGGTACGTATCGATGTTTG GCAGCGGATGATTCTCCGCAAGCCATGGCACGTTATACGCCAGCCATTTACACCCATTGCTACGATTCGAGTGGGACCAGGCTTTTCGCAGCTGGTGGACCATTAG
- the LOC116929197 gene encoding DDB1- and CUL4-associated factor 12 isoform X1 gives MARVVKKAVYGTLPSHSRVQLLQREPITRNSQQNSITLEREDSQSETSSSSGNSSVECSPRRRDEFLRYEDSDEEETYTTSSKISHSFVDLVSQRSLGHGHPASVNLEYGTRHLLTNGNLREHPTHLGEMNKIFCSQWLNGHQIVFGSKCNKLSVYDLNKKELFSIPLLTSLQNRQPESQCGIHALAINPSQSILATGAENTNDIAFYSLPTFDPLAIGEGAHSDWMFDLKWLDDCFLVSGSRDTTMALWKLEEAYHPKVINFKALAVKRCKTAEKVRALAFNKRDIEIAALSLNGYIHVWKADTFKQMGTQKLHHGTENVCLGYHDERNLYAVGSRSHTTVLDARSLQPIQNKNIASPYPTCGIRSVSFRGDILTIGTGTGSILFYDLRSSKYMLFKDTTKEIVFKTSTGWVAADDSPQAMARYTPAIYTHCYDSSGTRLFAAGGPLAVERRGNYASVWS, from the exons ATGGCTCGAGTGGTGAAAAAGGCTGTTTATGGAACGTTACCTAGCCATAGTCGAGTGCAGCTTTTGCAGCGGGAGCCCATCACAAGAAATTCACAGCAAAATAGCATCACATTGGAAAGAGAAGATTCACAATCAGAGACTAGTTCCTCTTCCGGAAACAGTTCCGTAGAGTGTAGTCCAAGACGAAGGGATGAATTTTTACGTTACGAGGACagtgatgaagaagaaacgTACACTACTTCTAGCAAAATCTCACATAGCTTTGTAGATCTGGTATCACAACGTTCTCTAGGACATGGCCACCCTGCCAGTGTTAATTTAGAGTATGGAACAAGACATTTACTGACAAATGGGAATCTCag GGAACACCCGACACATTTGGGTGAGATGAACAAAATCTTCTGTTCCCAGTGGCTTAATGGACACCAAATAGTCTTTGGTTCCAAATGCAATAAG TTATCTGTTTATGACCTCAATAAGAAGGAACTGTTTTCTATACCACTGTTGACAAGCTTGCAAAATCGACAGCCAGAAAGCCAATGTGGCATCCATGCATTGGCCATCAACCCTTCCCAGTCTATTCTCGCCACAGGCGCAGAAAACACCAATGACATCGCCTTTTATTCCCTACCGACTTTTGATCCGCTCGCCATCGGCGAG GGCGCGCACAGTGACTGGATGTTTGACCTTAAATGGCTAGACGATTGCTTTCTCGTCTCGGGGTCTAGAGATACTACCATGGCCTTGTGGAAACTGGAAGAAGCGTACCATCCAAAGGTGATCAATTTCAAGGCCCTAGCCGTCAAACGTTGTAAAACGGCAGAGAAAGTGCGAGCGTTAGCTTTCAATAAAAGAGATATTGAGATCGCCGCTCTTAGTCTCAACGGCTACATTCATGTGTGGAAAGCCGACACATTCAAACAA ATGGGGACACAAAAGCTACACCACGGTACGGAGAATGTGTGCCTGGGATACCATGATGAGCGCAACTTATATGCTGTTGGTTCCCGCTCTCACACTACTGTGCTAGACGCGCGTAGCCTTCAGCctattcaaaataaaaacattgcTTCTCCTTACCCGACGTGTG GCATTCGATCTGTCAGCTTCCGTGGGGATATTTTGACTATTGGGACCGGGACCGGATCCATCCTGTTTTATGATCTGCGATCTTCAAAGTATATGCTTTTCAAAGATACGACTAAAGAAATTGTATTTAAAACCAGTACCGGCTGGGTG GCAGCGGATGATTCTCCGCAAGCCATGGCACGTTATACGCCAGCCATTTACACCCATTGCTACGATTCGAGTGGGACCAGGCTTTTCGCAGCTGGTGGACCATTAGCGGTTGAACGCCGAGGCAACTATGCATCCGTTTGGAGTTGA
- the LOC116929210 gene encoding protein FAM169B gives MHSQQHSDGWALCRTEEDWSKFKSLIEFHTNNEPPDLSQLETLYSCPPTKQTLVKLLFINRKAVGFYVVRLKGLQEEGGPPFELPILDAVFICKAHRRQGWGTAMIEELVAIHFPDEDIGFSQPISHSLEIVLKKFLLTNPRHRDKLWAVENCGEEGDRLNLWLASAVKRR, from the exons ATGCATTCCCAGCAACATAGCGACGGATGGGCCTTg TGCAGAACAGAAGAAGATTGGAGCAAGTTTAAAAGTCTGATTGAATTTCACACAAATAATGAGCCACCAGATCTTTCCCAGTTGGAGACTTTGTACAGTTGTCCACCCACCAAGCAAACACTTGTGAAGCTGTTATTTATCAATCGGAAAGCAGTAGGATTCTATGTTGTAAGACTGAAAG GTTTACAAGAAGAAGGTGGCCCTCCATTTGAATTGCCTATCTTGGATGCAGTATTTATTTGTAAGGCTCACCGAAGGCAAGGTTGGGGGACTGCTATGATAGAAGAACTAGTAGCTATCCACTTTCCTGATGAAGATATTGGTTTCAGCCAACCAATTTCTCATTCTCTTGAAATAG ttttaaagaaatttcTGTTGACAAATCCACGGCATCGTGACAAACTCTGGGCCGTCGAAAATTGTGGGGAGGAAGGTGACAGACTGAATCTATGGCTGGCGTCGGCAGTAAAAAGGCGATAA
- the LOC123475524 gene encoding general transcription factor 3C polypeptide 1-like produces MEFQENIPGCTLDEIALEGLEGLTISTLWIRLNKRKNFPIALDDQSKRFIWKIIFVMTNVLEQHKKPIQISKVLKCVQAAK; encoded by the exons ATGGAATTTCAAGAAAACATTCCGGGATGCACATTAGACGAAATTGCTCTAGAAGGACTCGAAGGACTGACTATTTCCA CACTGTGGATCCGATTAAATAAGCGAAAGAATTTCCCCATTGCCTTAGATGATCAATCTAAACGCTTCATCTGGAAAATTATTT TTGTCATGACTAATGTCTTGGAGCAGCACAAAAAGCCGATCCAAATCTCCAAAGTTTTGAAATGTGTCCAGGCTGCCAAATGA